AACGTCAAAGTACACTAGGGTCTACATCAACGGACGTCTCATAGGCTACTATCCCGATGGCGAGAAGCTAGCCCAGGAGATTAGGAGGCTCAGGAGAGAGGGCAAGCTACACTACGAGGTAAACGTAGCCTACTACCGTGACGTCAACGAGCTGTACGTCAACACGGATCCGGGCAGAGTGCTAAGACCACTCTTCGTAGTAGAGAATGGCAAGCTGAAGCTGAAACCTGAGCATATAGAGAAGATCAAGAAAGGTGAGTGGAAATTCACGGATCTATTAAAGCATGGAATAGTTGAGCTTCTAGATGCAGAGGAGGAGGAGAACGCCTACGTTGCTCTAAACCCAGAGGACATAACGCCCGAACACACGCACATGGAGATATGGACGCCCGCCATATTCGGTGTAACAGCGTCAACAATACCATATGCCGAACACAACCAGTCGCCACGTAACACCTACCAGGCAGCAATGGCCAAGCAGGCACTTGGCCTCTATGCAGCCAACTTCCAGATAAGAGCCGATACTCGTGGCCACTTGCTACACTACCCAGAGAAGCCACTAGTGCAAACACGCGCTCTTGACATAATCGGGTTCAACAATAGGCCAGCAGGCCAGAACATGGTTGTAGCTGTGCTAAGCTTCACTGGCTACAACATCGAGGACGCCATCATAATGAACAAGTCCTCTATCGACAGAGGTCTGGCCAGGTCCACGTTCTTCAGGCTGTATGCTACGGAGGAGCGCAAGTACAGTGGCGGTCAGAAGGACCTCCTAGGCTGTATAGACGATCCGCAGAGGAGACCAGGGTGTATCGACATCAAGAGCATAATTGATGCGAAGCCTCCGATAGCCTACCGCAAGCTAGACATTGATGGTATTGTGAGCCCAGAGGTTGAAGTAGAGAGCGGCGAGGTATTGATAGGCAAGACGGCACCGCCAAAGTTTAGCGAGGAGTTCCGCGAGATAGCTGTCAGCACAGAGAGAAGGCGCGATGAAAGCGTATCAGTGAGGCACGGCGAGCGCGGTACCGTAGACACAGTCTTCATAACGGAGACGAACGAGGGCTTCAAGCTGGTAAAGGTGCGTGTACGCGACCTCCGTATACCAGAATTCGGTGACAAGTTCGCATCAAGGCATGGTCAGAAAGGTGTGATAGGATTCCTCGTGCCACAGTATGACATGCCGTTCACCGAGGACGGTATAACACCCGACCTCATAATCAACCCACACGCATTCCCATCCCGTATGACTCTAGGACAGCTACTTGAGACCATAGCCGGTAAGGTAGCGGCGCTATCGGCTAGGCTGATAGACGCTACGCCGTTCTTCAAGGAGCCTGTTGAGAATCTACAGCTAGAGTTGCTAAAGTATGGCTTCTCGCCCGATGGCACAGAGATAATGTACGATGGGCGCACCGGTGAGATGCTGAGACACCCAGTGTTCATAGGCATTGTATACTACCAGAAGCTGCACCACATGGTAGCGGACAAGATTCATGCACGTGCTACGGGCCAGACGCAGCTACTCACAAGGCAGCCTACGGAGGGTAGAGCTAGGGGAGGCGGTCTACGCTTCGGTGAGATGGAGAGGGACTGTCTCGTCGGTCACGGTGCTGCAATGTTGCTACGTGAGCGTATGTTAGAGAGCAGCGACAAGTATGTGATGTACGTGTGTGAACTCTGTGGCCACATAGCATGGTTCGATAGAAACCGGAGAGCATTCGTGTGCCCAATACACAAAGAGGAGGGCAAGATATCGATAGTGGTTGTGCCATACGCGTTCAAGCTACTACTGCAAGAGTTGATGAGTATGGGTATAATGCCCCGCCTCCGCCTAGCACCAAAGTACGAACTTGGGAAGAAAGGTAAGGGTGAGGAGTAATGGTTGAAGAGAAGATCATCAAAGAGATCAAGTTTGGCATTCTATCGCCAGACGAGATCAGAAAAATGTCGGTAGTTGCCATAACGACAGACCAGCTCTACGACCCCGACGGTAGGCCGATACCAGGCGGCCTAATGGATCCAAGGTTGGGCGCTGCCATACCAGGGCAAAGATGTGAAACATGTGGTAATGACTACAGGCTATGCCCTGGACACTTTGGGCGTATCGAGCTCGCGTTACCTGTGATAAACGTTGGTTTCGCTAGGCACATCTACGAGATTCTAAGGGCTACCTGCCGCAACTGTGGTAGAATCAAGCTCCCGGAGCGCGAGTTAAAGCGCTACCTCAAGCTCCTAGAGAGGTTGAAGAACAAGTGGCCGCTACTAGCGAAAGCACTGATTAACGAGGTAAAGCAGCGCGCGGCGAAAACCACAGAGTGTCCGCATTGCAAGGAGCACAACTACAAGATTGTATTTGAGAAGCCATACAAGTACTATGAGGATAGGCCTGCTGGTCGTGTACCACTAAACCCGCGTGAGGTAAGGTCAAGGCTCGAAAAGATACCAGACGACGATGTAAAGCTGCTAGGCCTGGATCCAAAGGAGGCTAGGCCAGAGTGGATGGTGCTTACAGTCCTGCCGGTGCCACCAATACACGTTAGACCATCTATAGTTCTAGAGACCGGTATCCGTGCCGAGGACGACCTGACGCACAAGTTGGCGGATATCGTGCGCACTAACGAGAAGCTACGCGAGACTCTAGAAAGCGGCATGCCACACAGCGTCATAGACGAGTGGTGGAATCTACTACAGTACCACGTTGCAACCTATATTGACAACGAGCTGCCCAAGATACCGGTTGCGAGACAGCGTGGAGGTCTAGGTAGGCCACTCAAGGGTCTCGCTCAGAGGCTCAAGGGCAAGGAGGGCAGATTCAGAGGCAACCTTAGCGGTAAGAGAGTCAACTTCTCCGCGCGTACTGTGATATCTCCAGACCCAAACATAAGCATAAACGAAGTTGGCGTGCCAATCGAGATAGCGAAGATACTAACAGTGGCCGTGAGAGTTACGCCGTGGAACATTGAGGAACTCAGAAAGTATGTGATTAACGGCCCTGACAAGTGGCCCGGTGCGAACTATGTGATAGACCCGAGAGGCCGCAAGATAGACCTGAGATTCGCTGATAGAAAGAGTATAGCCGAGGCTCTCCAGCCAGGATGGATAGTTGAGAGGCACCTAAAGGATGGTGACATAGTCCTATTCAACCGTCAGCCATCTCTACACAGAATGTCAATAATGGCTCATATAGTCCGCGTATTGCCAGGTAAGACGTTCAGGTTGAACCTGCTAGTATGCCCGCCATACAACGCCGACTTCGACGGCGACGAGATGAACCTACATGTGCCTAGGACCGAGGAGGCGCAGGCTGAGGCTCGCGAGCTGATGCTAGTCCAGTTCCACATCCTAACGCCACGCTATGGCGGTGTGATAATAGGCGGGCTGCAAGACTATATTAGTGGTGCTTACCTGCTGACGAGCAAGGCTACAATCCTAACACTTGACGACGTAGTAGATTTGCTTGCAGCGGCAAAGTACGAGGGTGAGATCCCAGAGCCAGTGATACTCTCGCCAAAGAAGCTCTGGACTGGCAAGCAGCTAGTAAGCCTCTTCCTACCGAAGGACTTCACGTTTAGGGGTAAGGCTAAGATAAGCTCTGGTGCATTCGCGTGTAGCGACGAGTTATGCTGGAACGACAGCTACATAGTAATAAAGAACGGTGAACTCCTCGAGGGAGTGTTTGACAAGAAAGCCATTGGTGCAGAGCAGACTGAGAGCGTGCTCCACCAGCTGACAAAAGAGTATGGATTCGACTACGTAAGGCGACTCATGGATACACTGTTCAAGATGTTCCTGAGATACATAGAGAAGCACGGATTCACCATGACGCTCGAAGACGTGGCGTTGCCGCCCGAGGCTAAGGAGCACATACGTGAGATACTAAAAGAGGCTGAGAAGAAGGTCCAGGAGCTAATCGAGCAATATCGTGAGGGTAGGCTCGAACCAGTACCTGGCCGCACGCTTGAAGAGACGCTGGAGCTAAAGATCATTGAGGCGTTGACAGACGCCCGTAGGAAGATAGAGCAGTACGTGGCAGACGTTCTTGACCCATTCAACAACGTATTCATTATGGCTAGGACTGGTGCCCGTGGCAACGAGCTCAACATAACACAAATGGCTGCGATACTAGGTCAGCAGACTGTGCGCGGTGAGCGAATATCCCGCGGATATAGAGGCAGGTACTTGCCACACTTCAAACCAGGAGACCTAGGTCCAGCTGCACGCGGATTCGTATATCACGGATTCTACGATGGACTAACGCCGACAGAGGTGTTCTTCCACGCAGCTGGCGGCCGCGAGGGTCTAGTAGACACTGCCGTGAGAACGAGCCAGAGCGGTTACATGCAGAGGCGTCTAATCAATGCCCTGCAGGATCTACGCGTGGAGTATGACGGTACTGTGAGGCTACCGGACGGCACTCTAGTGCAGATAAAGTATGGTGAGGATGGAGTCGATCCAATGAAGAGCGCGCACGGTAAAGCAGTAAACGTTGATAGGGTTATAGAGCGAGTAATCGGCTGGAGAACGTAGCATGCCGCAGGCCCCGCAGCAATATTTGTATGAGTGGTCGGAGCTCGAGAAGTTAATCCACGAGGATCTAGAGTGGGCGCGTGCCAAGCTGCCCAAGAAGATTTTCGATGAGCTTGTTTCTAAACTACAATCGACTACTAGCAAGTATGGGCTGAGTGTAGATGAGGCGCGTAGAATAATCCGTGAGGTTGTCAACGAATACGAGTTAAGCCTTGTAGAGCCTGGCGAGCCCGTCGGTACAGTTGCAGCGCAGTCCATAGGCGAGCCAGGTACGCAGATGACTCTACGTACTTTCCACTACGCAGGTGTTAGGGAGTTCAACGTTACTCTCGGTCTACCTAGATTCATTGAGCTAGTTGACGCGAAAAAGGAGCCATCGACACCAATGATGACCGTCTATCTTGATGAGGAGCATAAATATGACCTTGAGAAGGCAAAGGCAGTTGCTCGTGCAATCGAGTATACTCGTGTAGAGAACGTCGCAAGTGAGGTATACATTGACATGGCAACCTTGAGTATAGTCGTGAAGCTAGATAAGACGATGCTAGAGGATAAGGGCGTTACAGTAGAGCAGGTGAAGAGAGTTCTAGAGAAACTGAAGTTGGGTACAGTCCGCGAAGATCCTAACGATCCCTACACTCTCAGGATAGAACTGCCCATAGAGTCCATGGGTGCAATTAACATTATCGAATTGCAGAAGAAGAAGGATAGAGTGCTAAACGCGAAGATAAAGGGTATAAAGAAGATAAGGCGCGTTGTAGTTCAGAGTGTAGATCTGCCCGATGGTAGAAAAGAGTACTATCTGTTGACTGAAGGTAGTAGCCTAAAGGAAGTGCTTGAGGTTCCTGGTGTAGATCCTGTACACACGATAACCAATAACATCAGGGAGATAGAGCAGGTGCTTGGCATAGAGGCTGCTCGATACGCGCTCATAAAGGAGATGAAAGGCGTGCTAGATGACCAGGGTCTTGACGTTGACATTCGTCACTTGATACTAGTTGCCGATATCATGACGCAGACTGGTAGGGTTAGGCAGATAGGTAGGCATGGTGTAAGCGGTGAGAAGCCAAGTGTACTCGCGCGTGCCGCCTTCGAGATGACGGTGCAGCACCTCTTTGATGCTGCAGCTAGAGGCGAGGCTGATAGAATTCTAGGAGTGACTGAGAACGTGATAGTTGGCGGTGTTGTGCCAGTAGGCACGGGGATAACTGAGATATACATGGTGCCACGAGTTGAGCCCCTCACCGGTAGGAGTAGGGAGGGTGGCAGCGGATGAGCCTGGCTAGGGCGGTATCGGAGTTTGAGCGTGAACTCCTAAACGCCCTAAAGACTGGCAAGGTCATACTCGGCACCCGTAAGACCCTCAAACTGTTGAAACTCGGTAGGCTCAAGGCAGTTGTGGTTGCAGCAAACGCGCCACCGGAGGTAAAGCAGGAGATACTATACTACGCGTCGCTAGGCGATATACCAGTGTATGTGTATCCAGGCACTAGTGTGGAGCTGGGCGCTGCATGCGGTAAGCCGTTTACAGTGATGAGCCTAGGCATAGTTGATGAAGGGCAATCGAGAATCGTAGACCTCATCCGCCAATACGCTAGCCAAGCCAAATAACATAGGGTAGAAAACCGGATATACACTCTCACCGCCCACCGGGCTTTCGGATGGAGGTGAGCCTCGGGGGTGCCGAGTAACGAAATCAGGCTAACAGCCGAAGAGATCCGCTACATGTCGCTTCTTCAGGACTTGACGGGTGCAGTAGCCCGCGACTGTATAATAGACGCAGAGAACAATCGCATTATATTCATAGTACGTCCGGGCGACGCAGGCAAGGTAATTGGCCGTCGCGGCACAAACATTAACAGGCTACGCAAGATTTTCAACAGAGATGTTGACGTAGTAGAGTATGCCGATAACCTAGAGGACATGGTTCGCAACATATTCTCCTCGGCAAAGATACTGGGCATGAGGCTTGTCACACGTGGCGACAAGAAGATACTCTACGTTGCCGTAGACCCCAACGACAAGGGTAAGGCAATCGGCCGCGGTGGCAGGAAGATATCCCTCGCCAGGCTAGTGCTAAAGAGATACTTTGACATTGACGACGTGCGGATAAGGTAAGATTCGCCTATAAACCAGAATCCAGTCGAACCCCAGAGGGGTAGCAGAACTTGACGGGCAAGAAGTCGCCCAACGGTCTATTCGCTGCAAGAAAGCTACGTAAGAAGAGGCTCAAGTTTAGGTGGAGCCAGCGTGAGTTCAAGAT
The Pyrolobus fumarii 1A DNA segment above includes these coding regions:
- a CDS encoding DNA-directed RNA polymerase subunit B, whose product is MRAFFDEYGLTKQHIDSYNRFLERDLLEIIKSYSVIDVGGQYKLEIVLDGIKSGLELLGPPMVREGDGSERTDVTPLECRIRDLTYEAPIRVRVRLIEGVVVDEQEVVLGMLPIMLRSKADPLARCFYERGNVKECYELLIQKGEDPRDPGGYFIINGSERVVVIQEEQVVNRVLVDKGRQQTGVKFTAKVISFHAGLRYQLILDMHKDGTLHVSMTRAITKIPFVILLRALGLERDRDIVLAISTDPEIQNMLYPSLEQARAIATQKEALEFIGARFREGIGKPSEQRIRVAEHALDNFLLPHLGTRPEDRLRKALFLADMARKLLELAAGRRQPDDKDHYANKRLLLAGDLIAIVFRTAMRSLYQDIRSQLERAKARGKRISPRTVIRRDIITNKLHDALATGNWPGQRTGVSQLLDRTNWLSMLSHLRRVVSPLSRSQPHFEARDLHGTHWGRICPFETPEGPNCGLVKNLALMAYISAGVDEKEVEKVIRENFEIIDAEELLRKLIETEDVSEFLPYYMEVTSKYTRVYINGRLIGYYPDGEKLAQEIRRLRREGKLHYEVNVAYYRDVNELYVNTDPGRVLRPLFVVENGKLKLKPEHIEKIKKGEWKFTDLLKHGIVELLDAEEEENAYVALNPEDITPEHTHMEIWTPAIFGVTASTIPYAEHNQSPRNTYQAAMAKQALGLYAANFQIRADTRGHLLHYPEKPLVQTRALDIIGFNNRPAGQNMVVAVLSFTGYNIEDAIIMNKSSIDRGLARSTFFRLYATEERKYSGGQKDLLGCIDDPQRRPGCIDIKSIIDAKPPIAYRKLDIDGIVSPEVEVESGEVLIGKTAPPKFSEEFREIAVSTERRRDESVSVRHGERGTVDTVFITETNEGFKLVKVRVRDLRIPEFGDKFASRHGQKGVIGFLVPQYDMPFTEDGITPDLIINPHAFPSRMTLGQLLETIAGKVAALSARLIDATPFFKEPVENLQLELLKYGFSPDGTEIMYDGRTGEMLRHPVFIGIVYYQKLHHMVADKIHARATGQTQLLTRQPTEGRARGGGLRFGEMERDCLVGHGAAMLLRERMLESSDKYVMYVCELCGHIAWFDRNRRAFVCPIHKEEGKISIVVVPYAFKLLLQELMSMGIMPRLRLAPKYELGKKGKGEE
- the rpoA1 gene encoding DNA-directed RNA polymerase subunit A', with amino-acid sequence MVEEKIIKEIKFGILSPDEIRKMSVVAITTDQLYDPDGRPIPGGLMDPRLGAAIPGQRCETCGNDYRLCPGHFGRIELALPVINVGFARHIYEILRATCRNCGRIKLPERELKRYLKLLERLKNKWPLLAKALINEVKQRAAKTTECPHCKEHNYKIVFEKPYKYYEDRPAGRVPLNPREVRSRLEKIPDDDVKLLGLDPKEARPEWMVLTVLPVPPIHVRPSIVLETGIRAEDDLTHKLADIVRTNEKLRETLESGMPHSVIDEWWNLLQYHVATYIDNELPKIPVARQRGGLGRPLKGLAQRLKGKEGRFRGNLSGKRVNFSARTVISPDPNISINEVGVPIEIAKILTVAVRVTPWNIEELRKYVINGPDKWPGANYVIDPRGRKIDLRFADRKSIAEALQPGWIVERHLKDGDIVLFNRQPSLHRMSIMAHIVRVLPGKTFRLNLLVCPPYNADFDGDEMNLHVPRTEEAQAEARELMLVQFHILTPRYGGVIIGGLQDYISGAYLLTSKATILTLDDVVDLLAAAKYEGEIPEPVILSPKKLWTGKQLVSLFLPKDFTFRGKAKISSGAFACSDELCWNDSYIVIKNGELLEGVFDKKAIGAEQTESVLHQLTKEYGFDYVRRLMDTLFKMFLRYIEKHGFTMTLEDVALPPEAKEHIREILKEAEKKVQELIEQYREGRLEPVPGRTLEETLELKIIEALTDARRKIEQYVADVLDPFNNVFIMARTGARGNELNITQMAAILGQQTVRGERISRGYRGRYLPHFKPGDLGPAARGFVYHGFYDGLTPTEVFFHAAGGREGLVDTAVRTSQSGYMQRRLINALQDLRVEYDGTVRLPDGTLVQIKYGEDGVDPMKSAHGKAVNVDRVIERVIGWRT
- the rpoA2 gene encoding DNA-directed RNA polymerase subunit A'', which gives rise to MPQAPQQYLYEWSELEKLIHEDLEWARAKLPKKIFDELVSKLQSTTSKYGLSVDEARRIIREVVNEYELSLVEPGEPVGTVAAQSIGEPGTQMTLRTFHYAGVREFNVTLGLPRFIELVDAKKEPSTPMMTVYLDEEHKYDLEKAKAVARAIEYTRVENVASEVYIDMATLSIVVKLDKTMLEDKGVTVEQVKRVLEKLKLGTVREDPNDPYTLRIELPIESMGAINIIELQKKKDRVLNAKIKGIKKIRRVVVQSVDLPDGRKEYYLLTEGSSLKEVLEVPGVDPVHTITNNIREIEQVLGIEAARYALIKEMKGVLDDQGLDVDIRHLILVADIMTQTGRVRQIGRHGVSGEKPSVLARAAFEMTVQHLFDAAARGEADRILGVTENVIVGGVVPVGTGITEIYMVPRVEPLTGRSREGGSG
- a CDS encoding 50S ribosomal protein L30e; amino-acid sequence: MSLARAVSEFERELLNALKTGKVILGTRKTLKLLKLGRLKAVVVAANAPPEVKQEILYYASLGDIPVYVYPGTSVELGAACGKPFTVMSLGIVDEGQSRIVDLIRQYASQAK
- a CDS encoding NusA-like transcription termination signal-binding factor; the encoded protein is MPSNEIRLTAEEIRYMSLLQDLTGAVARDCIIDAENNRIIFIVRPGDAGKVIGRRGTNINRLRKIFNRDVDVVEYADNLEDMVRNIFSSAKILGMRLVTRGDKKILYVAVDPNDKGKAIGRGGRKISLARLVLKRYFDIDDVRIR